One genomic region from Culicoidibacter larvae encodes:
- the rsmH gene encoding 16S rRNA (cytosine(1402)-N(4))-methyltransferase RsmH, giving the protein MDHTSVLLDESIEALQIKTDGIYVDATLGAAGHSSEILKRIPEGHLYSFEQDHTVVEVARKRLSAIAGNFTIVERNFVELKTALAELGVDKIDGILFDLGVSSMQFDRGERGFSYNHNARLDMRMNDHQELDAYQIINTWSFQDLYRILTVYGEEKFAKQIARSIERERNEQPIETTFQLVDLIKQTLPAAVLRKKGHPAKQTFQALRIAVNDELRVFETALVDAIEITAIHGRIAVISFHSLEDRIAKNIFKQYSSNEQKLPKNLPILPQDEELTKLKLINRKPIIAGEQELTDNNRAHSAKLRVAEVQR; this is encoded by the coding sequence GTGGATCATACGAGTGTGTTACTTGATGAAAGTATTGAAGCATTACAGATTAAAACTGACGGTATATATGTAGATGCAACACTTGGTGCCGCCGGTCACAGCAGCGAAATTTTAAAACGAATTCCGGAAGGTCATCTTTATAGTTTTGAACAAGACCACACCGTAGTTGAAGTTGCTCGCAAACGCTTATCGGCAATAGCAGGTAACTTTACTATTGTAGAAAGAAACTTTGTTGAACTAAAAACAGCCTTAGCTGAGCTTGGTGTCGACAAGATTGATGGCATACTCTTTGACTTAGGAGTATCATCAATGCAATTTGACCGTGGTGAGCGAGGATTTAGTTATAATCATAACGCCCGCCTGGATATGCGCATGAATGATCATCAGGAATTGGATGCCTACCAGATTATTAATACTTGGAGCTTCCAAGACTTATATAGAATTTTAACTGTATATGGAGAAGAGAAATTTGCTAAGCAGATTGCACGTAGCATTGAGCGTGAGCGAAATGAGCAACCAATCGAAACCACGTTTCAATTGGTTGACCTGATTAAGCAAACATTGCCGGCAGCAGTGTTAAGAAAAAAAGGCCACCCGGCCAAGCAAACTTTTCAAGCATTACGTATTGCTGTAAATGATGAACTTCGCGTATTTGAAACTGCGTTAGTAGACGCAATTGAAATAACCGCAATCCATGGACGGATTGCAGTTATCAGCTTTCATTCATTAGAAGATCGCATTGCTAAAAATATTTTCAAACAATATAGCAGTAATGAACAAAAATTGCCGAAAAATCTACCGATTTTACCGCAAGATGAAGAATTAACCAAATTGAAATTAATAAATCGTAAACCGATTATTGCCGGTGAGCAAGAGCTAACTGATAATAATCGTGCCCATAGCGCAAAATTGCGTGTAGCTGAAGTACAAAGATAA